A window of Balnearium lithotrophicum genomic DNA:
TGCCGTTTTGAACTGTGAGAGAGCCTGATAGTAGGCCGACTTTACATCGTCAAACTGCTGCTCCGAAATGACCCTTCTTCTGTAGAGCTCTTTGTACCTTTTAAACCTCTTCTCCATTCTGTCAAGGTTTACATTTGAAGCTTCGTAGGCCTCTTTTGCCGCAGAGAGTGAAGCCTTTGCACTGTTTACAAGGACGGAATACTTAACTTCTGCCTCCTTCAAATTTTCCTTCAGGGAGGAGAGTTCCCTTTTAAGTGAATTCAGCTCAAATTCTGTTGATTTAACGCTTTCCGGAAGCTGTTTTTCCAATCTTGAAAGTTTTGTTTCAAGCTCTCTTTTCCTACTGACTAACGAGTTGAGCTTTCCCTGAAGTGAGGAGAGGTCTTTTTTTAGTGTTGAATCGTCTATCTTGAAAAGAGGTTCTCCAGATTTAACCTTCTCGTACTCTCTCTTGTAAAGTTTCACAACGTGGCCCGACACATCCTCGGGAGAAACGTTCACAATATCGGCGTACTGATAGGCGTTGTCCGTTATGACAAACCTGTACCTCTCGTAGAGGTAGAAGAGAAACCAGAGGGTAACGGAGAGGAGTAGGAGAGCTCCAAGAAGGGAAAACAACCTCTTCAACTCTTACCTCCAAGGATTTCGTCCGTTAACTCAGAAACAAAGCTTAGAATTTCCCCTTCTGAAAGAACTTTTCCCTGAAAAATCTCATTCGAGAGGAAGAAACAGAAGGTGGTGTACTTGAATACTTGAACCTTTAATTCAAGTTCTTTTTTCGGTAAATGTGGAAACGCGGTTTGGAATATGTTCAGCAGAACCTGAAAGAGCTTTTTGGAGAACTTCATGTAAACCTCGTTTACCTCGCTCGTTAGCTTCGGAGTTTCAGACAGGAGAATTTTTAAAAAATTCCTCTTTTCCTGAAGGGATTTAATTATCTCTATTCCGGCAAACTTAACCAATTCAACATCTGAGAGCTCCGTTTTAAATCTCCCTATCTTCTCTAAGTTGGGAATCACAGAGAACCTGTCTAAAACCTCTGAAAAGAGCTCCTTCTTACTCTTAAAGTGCCTAAAGAGTGTAACCTCAGATACACCGGCATTCTTTGCAATTTCCCTCGTTGTAGCTCCTAAATAACCCTTTTCGGAAAAACACTTGTAGGCAGCCTCTAAAATCCTGTCCTTTGTCTTCAACTCCACCTCTAAAGTAAGTGCTTACTTAACTAAGAGTATAGGAAAAACCTCTTCTGACATCAAGGAGTTTTCTACTCAAAAATGACCGTTTTATTGTCGTAAACTAAAATCTTATCCTCCAAATGCCACCTTACAGCCCTTGATAGAACAATCTTTTCAAGGTCCCTTCCCTTTCTAATCATGTCCGAAACGGTATCCCTGTGGCTTACTCTGACAACGTCCTGCTCAATTATCGGACCCTGGTCTAACTCCTCTGTAACGTAGTGGCTCGTAGCTCCAATAATCTTTACTCCCCTTTCGTAAGCCCTATGGTAGGGCTTTGCTCCTACAAAGGCAGGAAGGAACGAGTGGTGGATGTTGATTATTCTGTTTCTAAACTCGTTAACAAATCTGTTACTTAAAATCTGCATGTACCTTGCGAGGACGATTAAGTCAATCTTCTCTTTTTTTAGGAGCTCTATCTCCCTCTCCTCAACCTCTAATTTATTTTCCCTGTTCTTGGGAAAGTAGTAGAAGGGAATCTGAAACATTTCAACTACGTGTTTTAAATCCTCGTGGTTGCTCACAACCAACTTCAGATTTCCCTTTAACTCTCCGGACTTAAATCTGTAGAGGAGGTCGTAGAGGCAGTGATCGTACTTTGATACAAATATAGCTACGTTTTTAACTTCAGAACTAAAGTGGAGCTGGTAGTCCATCTGAAACTTTTCAGCTATCGGTCTAAAGGCACTTTCTATTTCAAGCTTTGGAATTTTAAATCCTTCCAATTCCCACTCAATTCTCATAAAGAAGATTGATTTTTGGAAATCTATGTGCTGGTCTGCATTTACAATGTTTCCGTTGTTTTCTGCTATAAACCTTGTAATTTCCGACAGAATTCCCTTTCTATCGGGACATGAAATCAAGAGAATTGCCGTTTCCATTTCTCCTCCCTACTCAACTGTAACGCTCTTTGCAAGGTTTCTCGGCTGGTCAACGTCGTAACCTAAAAAGTCTGCAATGTAGTATGCAAAGAGCTGCAGAGGCACAACATTAACTATAGGTGATAAGAACTCATCTACTTCCGGAACATTTATCACGTAGTCGGAGAGTTCGTAAACCTCCTTAATTCCCGGGTTTGTAACAGAGATAACCTTTCCTTTCCTTGCCTTTACCTCTTCAATGTTTGAAACAATTTTCTCAAGAACCTTCCCCTCTGTTGCAACAAAGACGGAAGGGACGTTTTCGTCAATCAGTGCAATTGGCCCGTGTTTCATTTCACCTGCTGGATACCCTTCTGCATGAATGTAGGAAATCTCCTTGAGTTTCAGAGCTCCTTCAAGG
This region includes:
- a CDS encoding TetR/AcrR family transcriptional regulator, whose translation is MKTKDRILEAAYKCFSEKGYLGATTREIAKNAGVSEVTLFRHFKSKKELFSEVLDRFSVIPNLEKIGRFKTELSDVELVKFAGIEIIKSLQEKRNFLKILLSETPKLTSEVNEVYMKFSKKLFQVLLNIFQTAFPHLPKKELELKVQVFKYTTFCFFLSNEIFQGKVLSEGEILSFVSELTDEILGGKS
- the purU gene encoding formyltetrahydrofolate deformylase — translated: METAILLISCPDRKGILSEITRFIAENNGNIVNADQHIDFQKSIFFMRIEWELEGFKIPKLEIESAFRPIAEKFQMDYQLHFSSEVKNVAIFVSKYDHCLYDLLYRFKSGELKGNLKLVVSNHEDLKHVVEMFQIPFYYFPKNRENKLEVEEREIELLKKEKIDLIVLARYMQILSNRFVNEFRNRIINIHHSFLPAFVGAKPYHRAYERGVKIIGATSHYVTEELDQGPIIEQDVVRVSHRDTVSDMIRKGRDLEKIVLSRAVRWHLEDKILVYDNKTVIFE